A DNA window from Nitrospirota bacterium contains the following coding sequences:
- a CDS encoding phosphoribosylanthranilate isomerase, whose product MTKVKICGITNVDDALAAAEYGVDALGFIFYQKSLRYITPEKARHIISELPPFITTVGVFVDEEIEKIKSVVDECDIDIVQFHGNESPDFCLKVGRRFIKAIRVKDELSLDGLENYRCEGGICTFLLDTYATDIAGGTGESFDWTLALSAKNRGRIILSGGLNPDNVVEAIRIVRPYGVDVASGVESRPGRKDLKKMKLFIDNAKST is encoded by the coding sequence ATGACCAAGGTAAAGATTTGTGGCATAACAAATGTTGACGATGCGCTTGCTGCTGCCGAGTATGGGGTGGATGCATTAGGGTTTATTTTCTATCAGAAAAGCCTGAGATATATCACACCAGAGAAGGCAAGACATATAATCTCTGAACTGCCACCATTTATAACAACTGTCGGGGTATTCGTGGATGAAGAGATAGAGAAAATAAAGTCAGTTGTTGACGAATGTGATATAGATATAGTGCAGTTTCACGGTAATGAATCCCCTGATTTCTGCTTGAAGGTCGGCAGGAGATTTATAAAAGCGATAAGGGTTAAGGACGAATTAAGTCTCGATGGACTTGAAAACTACAGGTGCGAAGGTGGTATCTGCACATTTCTTCTTGATACATACGCCACTGATATAGCAGGAGGAACTGGCGAGTCCTTTGACTGGACACTCGCACTCTCCGCAAAGAACAGGGGAAGGATTATACTTTCAGGGGGGCTAAATCCTGATAATGTAGTTGAAGCCATCAGGATCGTAAGACCCTACGGTGTTGATGTTGCAAGCGGAGTGGAATCTCGCCCAGGGAGGAAAGACCTAAAGAAGATGAAGCTCTTTATAGATAACGCAAAGTCAACCTGA
- a CDS encoding TonB-dependent receptor produces MPLFGRDILTLGGSFRHGWADTKDHNLTNWKDEKSTTTLTYQSKGRDRTYALFVQDEIMILDGLTVYLGFRQDWWETYDGYANQVGTAGYPETYDKKDASSLSPKVAIVYRPFGNTTMRTSAGKAFRPPTIYELYRTWTSSRGITYAGNPDLKPETTTSWDIGIEQGIWKGAKIKATYFENYMEDLIYRKTVTSALQEIINAGKAKGKGVELEAEQRFDKHLRLFSSFTYNNAKIKENEAKPETVGKRLTQVPERMFNIGCDFEKGLFSATLIGRYVSKRYSDDENRDTVNNIYTSYDPYFVADAKISYKFTKWATVSLSVDNIFDRSYFNYYKTPGRSWFGEMTLRF; encoded by the coding sequence TTGCCGCTTTTTGGCAGAGATATTCTTACCCTTGGTGGCTCTTTCAGGCATGGCTGGGCAGATACAAAGGATCACAACCTAACAAACTGGAAGGATGAAAAATCAACAACCACCCTCACCTATCAATCAAAGGGCAGAGATAGAACTTATGCCTTATTTGTTCAGGATGAGATAATGATTCTTGATGGCCTTACTGTATATCTTGGTTTCAGGCAGGACTGGTGGGAGACATATGATGGTTATGCCAATCAGGTTGGCACTGCTGGTTACCCGGAGACCTATGACAAAAAGGATGCATCATCCTTAAGCCCGAAGGTTGCCATTGTCTATAGGCCATTTGGAAATACAACCATGCGGACATCCGCTGGAAAGGCATTCAGACCTCCAACAATTTATGAACTTTACAGGACATGGACATCATCACGAGGTATTACTTATGCAGGAAATCCAGATTTAAAGCCAGAGACCACTACCTCATGGGATATCGGAATTGAACAGGGAATATGGAAAGGGGCAAAAATAAAGGCTACCTATTTTGAAAACTACATGGAAGACCTTATCTACAGAAAAACTGTTACCTCTGCTCTTCAAGAGATTATAAATGCTGGTAAAGCAAAGGGTAAAGGTGTAGAGCTTGAGGCAGAGCAAAGGTTTGATAAACATCTCAGGCTTTTTTCCAGCTTTACTTATAACAATGCGAAGATAAAAGAAAATGAGGCAAAGCCTGAGACAGTCGGTAAGCGATTAACACAGGTACCTGAGAGGATGTTTAATATTGGATGTGACTTTGAAAAGGGTCTGTTTTCTGCAACTCTAATCGGTCGGTATGTGAGTAAGAGATATTCTGATGATGAAAATAGAGATACGGTAAACAATATCTATACCTCATACGACCCTTATTTTGTTGCTGATGCAAAGATCTCTTATAAATTTACTAAATGGGCAACAGTCTCCCTTTCTGTAGATAACATCTTTGATAGAAGTTACTTTAATTACTACAAAACTCCTGGTAGGTCATGGTTTGGAGAGATGACATTGAGGTTTTAG
- a CDS encoding energy transducer TonB, which translates to MRTKVLPLIISVMMHIGMLFVFGAVEYNRNKEKVFTVELMFDVSEVKGQKSGVKSLKSKGRIHITHDYSSSTTHEEKVKTSEPVIQINNEVNEIGSKGTWNAGVMRNSDGSEKDATGNSAIGSSLSKRFLERTFDSIDGPSFLKMVRPEYPRMARRLGKEGRVLLRLIIDESGKLVNVEILEKAGYGFDEAAINAVKASSFQPAKLNRHPVACKAVLPVRFRLEGEN; encoded by the coding sequence TTGAGGACAAAGGTATTACCATTAATAATTTCGGTAATGATGCATATAGGTATGCTTTTTGTCTTCGGTGCAGTGGAATATAACAGAAACAAAGAAAAGGTATTTACAGTGGAATTAATGTTTGATGTGTCAGAAGTCAAGGGGCAGAAGTCTGGGGTCAAAAGTCTGAAGTCTAAAGGAAGAATACATATAACTCACGACTATTCCAGTAGCACAACCCACGAAGAAAAAGTAAAGACTTCAGAACCTGTCATTCAGATTAATAACGAAGTCAATGAGATTGGAAGTAAGGGAACCTGGAATGCAGGTGTAATGAGGAATTCAGATGGATCTGAAAAGGATGCAACAGGCAACAGTGCCATTGGAAGTTCTTTAAGTAAAAGATTCTTAGAGAGGACTTTTGACTCTATTGATGGGCCTTCTTTTTTAAAGATGGTTAGACCTGAATATCCTCGTATGGCCAGAAGGCTTGGTAAAGAAGGAAGAGTTCTTTTAAGGCTTATCATTGATGAGTCTGGAAAACTCGTCAATGTCGAGATTCTGGAGAAAGCAGGTTATGGCTTTGATGAGGCAGCAATTAATGCTGTGAAGGCATCAAGCTTTCAGCCTGCTAAATTGAATAGGCATCCTGTGGCGTGTAAGGCAGTGTTGCCTGTAAGGTTTAGACTGGAAGGGGAAAATTAA
- a CDS encoding DUF2162 domain-containing protein, protein MDLDIILWIAGTLFSLGIFAVKVGFGLGFGGIKWRGILFITFSSYLAIFVLIAVLSERLIRYLEPVLRKGPYLHALMALGMIAWGIILLRRQTTEHRTQTELKFKIQNFKINNSELLTLNSLFLLIPCPVCLTAMTFSTWAALSVIKLPAPIVGLGLGIVFVTLSLLFFFSLKLITRHSSLITSQVGLGLSMIGIGLYFLASLFLPVKIEEAKNVYRSFISEDKGTALSDSAGVLIVLFVAVLIGFFANKRHTHYRILHRRCEERSDEAILNRDCFADARNDKSKA, encoded by the coding sequence ATGGATTTAGACATTATTTTATGGATAGCTGGAACACTTTTCAGCCTCGGCATATTTGCTGTTAAGGTTGGCTTTGGACTTGGTTTTGGAGGAATAAAATGGAGGGGAATATTATTCATAACCTTTTCTTCATACCTCGCCATCTTTGTCCTTATAGCTGTGCTTTCGGAGAGGTTAATCAGATACCTTGAACCTGTCTTAAGAAAAGGTCCGTATCTTCATGCCCTGATGGCATTAGGGATGATTGCATGGGGAATTATTTTATTGAGAAGACAGACAACAGAGCACAGAACACAGACAGAACTGAAATTCAAGATTCAAAATTTCAAAATTAATAACTCTGAACTCTTAACTCTAAACTCTCTATTCTTATTGATCCCCTGTCCTGTGTGTCTTACTGCTATGACCTTTTCCACATGGGCAGCATTAAGTGTGATTAAACTTCCTGCTCCCATCGTTGGTTTGGGACTTGGAATTGTTTTTGTTACATTATCATTATTATTTTTCTTTTCATTGAAGCTCATCACTCGTCACTCGTCACTCATCACTTCTCAGGTTGGTCTTGGTTTAAGCATGATTGGCATCGGGCTTTACTTCCTTGCCTCTTTATTTCTTCCTGTAAAGATTGAGGAAGCAAAGAACGTGTATAGGTCATTTATCTCAGAAGACAAGGGTACAGCCTTAAGTGACAGTGCAGGTGTTCTTATTGTTCTCTTTGTGGCAGTGTTAATAGGCTTTTTCGCGAATAAAAGGCATACACATTATCGCATTCTTCATCGTCGTTGCGAGGAGCGTAGCGACGAGGCAATCTTGAATCGAGATTGCTTCGCTGACGCTCGCAATGACAAAAGCAAAGCATGA
- a CDS encoding DUF2149 domain-containing protein — translation MRFLKRRRRFEKYEQPLEDPISGIANLFDASVVFIVSMMIALFMAYNMLDLLNPKSEVTITKKTADGKIEIIAKKGKEIKAKKVTDKRLSGEGTRLGTAYQLKDGRVIYVPE, via the coding sequence ATGAGGTTTCTGAAGAGACGAAGACGGTTTGAAAAATATGAACAGCCCCTTGAAGATCCAATATCAGGGATTGCAAATCTCTTTGATGCAAGCGTGGTCTTTATAGTGAGCATGATGATTGCCCTCTTTATGGCTTATAACATGCTTGATTTATTAAATCCAAAGTCAGAAGTAACTATCACAAAAAAGACCGCTGACGGAAAGATAGAGATAATCGCAAAGAAAGGAAAAGAGATTAAGGCTAAAAAGGTAACAGATAAACGATTAAGCGGTGAAGGCACAAGGCTTGGGACTGCATATCAGTTAAAAGATGGGAGGGTGATTTATGTCCCTGAATAG
- a CDS encoding cobaltochelatase subunit CobN — NVLPVYGYPSENAIERFFLSPTQCRVRLIVAMGMKIGVNPKIAIPLLSRLNVPLINAVTLYSQSKDEWERSPVGLDIFERTWQVAGPEMAGIIQPTVIASKERAIDKETGIEYIEERPIPERIKRLTSRVKAWINLQEKPNKDKGVAIIYYNYPPGKQNIGASYLNVLPESLWEIINRLKAEGYDVGERAIDKDTLFNDVFNYARNIGNWAEGEIDRLAKTGKLILIPVNTYKRWFEELSEGIKKAVLKSWGDVGQSNIMIWQGASGTKYIVIPAVRYGNILFAPQPSRGWEQNVKKLYHDVTLAPHHQYVAFYLWLKNDFQADAIAHIGTHGTHEWLSGKEVGFTNEDPPEALIQDLPNIYPYIVDDVGEGLQAKRRGMAVIIDHMTPPFDKAGLNKELKELSVLIDDYNVAKEKSPSLAETKLTEINNLAEKIGLLTDLKITENRSGILPDNRGKMPRLLSHEQIEGMEHYIKEISEKQTPFGLHTFGKSPEEKYRRTTAEAVLSIEKGLSKEEREKRIIELEDRIIKSGKREIDSFVATLSGRYITAGQGNDPIRNPDSLPTGKNFYSFDPTRIPSKSTYEMGVRLAKELIEGYKQRHGLYPDKITFNLWGVETIRHEGVMESQIMYLMGIRPKWDERGRVTGVEAITRNKIERQRIDVTIVPSGLYRDLFSNLMALLDKAVSLAKEQEEEDNILRLNIVKTRKMLIEKGISEDKAERLAAVRLFTGPSGAYGTNLDKVIPMSNTWDNEKQVADVYFMRMSHLYGQGFWGNKAEGLRLKAEEDISLMLFKNALSGTKVAIHSRSGNVYATLDNDDFFQYLGGTAMAIRAIDGKTPEVYVTNMSNPKQPKQETIEKLMGREMRSRYLNPEWIKAMMREGYAGARFVDKVVEHLWGWQVTVPEAVDAAKWNEMYETYVLDRNGLNIKEMFKQSKNMWAYQSIVARMLESVRKDYWKPDKKIVETLAKEYAESVKEVGLACCDHTCNNPLLTKFTSSVLMSVPGLKAQVKGFIKALDAIKNPEQQSSSAEVRKPSALSLQPKLAPDGKGKIVEGYEMQDVNAGGASSAPIPYLFLIGFLVFLGLITLGWRKIRI; from the coding sequence AATGTTCTTCCTGTGTATGGCTATCCATCTGAGAATGCAATTGAAAGGTTTTTCCTTTCCCCCACGCAGTGCAGAGTAAGACTTATTGTTGCCATGGGTATGAAGATTGGGGTAAATCCAAAGATTGCCATACCTCTCCTGAGCAGGCTCAATGTCCCTCTGATAAATGCCGTTACCCTTTATAGCCAATCAAAGGATGAATGGGAAAGATCACCTGTTGGCCTTGATATTTTTGAAAGGACATGGCAAGTAGCAGGTCCAGAGATGGCAGGGATTATTCAACCGACCGTCATTGCATCGAAAGAGAGAGCAATAGATAAAGAGACAGGGATTGAGTATATAGAAGAGAGACCGATACCTGAAAGGATAAAGAGGTTGACTTCAAGGGTAAAGGCGTGGATAAACCTTCAGGAGAAGCCTAACAAAGACAAAGGGGTTGCAATCATTTATTATAATTACCCGCCTGGTAAACAAAATATCGGTGCATCTTATCTTAATGTGCTTCCTGAGAGCCTGTGGGAAATAATAAATAGGCTGAAGGCTGAAGGCTACGATGTGGGAGAAAGGGCAATAGATAAGGATACACTTTTTAATGATGTTTTCAACTATGCAAGGAATATTGGTAACTGGGCAGAGGGTGAAATTGACAGGCTTGCAAAAACCGGCAAACTCATACTCATTCCAGTTAATACATATAAGAGGTGGTTTGAGGAGTTGTCCGAAGGTATTAAAAAGGCAGTCCTTAAGAGTTGGGGCGATGTAGGACAGAGCAATATCATGATATGGCAAGGTGCAAGCGGAACAAAATATATAGTTATACCTGCTGTGAGATATGGCAATATACTTTTCGCTCCTCAACCCTCAAGAGGCTGGGAACAGAATGTAAAAAAACTCTATCACGATGTCACCCTCGCACCACACCATCAGTACGTAGCATTTTACCTATGGCTTAAAAATGATTTTCAGGCAGATGCTATTGCACACATTGGCACGCACGGAACCCATGAATGGCTCTCAGGGAAAGAGGTAGGATTTACTAATGAAGATCCTCCAGAGGCTTTGATACAGGATTTACCGAATATTTATCCTTATATAGTTGATGATGTTGGCGAAGGACTTCAGGCAAAGAGGCGCGGCATGGCTGTAATCATTGACCACATGACACCGCCCTTTGATAAGGCAGGGCTAAATAAAGAGCTAAAAGAACTTTCTGTCCTTATCGATGATTACAATGTGGCAAAAGAAAAAAGCCCATCCCTTGCAGAGACAAAATTAACGGAGATAAATAATCTTGCTGAAAAAATAGGGCTACTTACGGATTTAAAAATAACCGAAAATAGGTCGGGCATTCTGCCTGACAACCGAGGCAAGATGCCTCGGCTATTATCGCATGAGCAGATAGAGGGAATGGAACATTACATCAAAGAGATTTCTGAAAAACAGACGCCCTTTGGTCTTCATACATTCGGGAAATCTCCAGAAGAAAAATACAGGAGAACTACTGCAGAGGCAGTCTTATCCATTGAAAAAGGGCTTTCAAAGGAGGAAAGGGAGAAAAGGATAATAGAACTTGAAGATAGGATAATCAAAAGTGGAAAGAGAGAGATTGATTCCTTTGTTGCTACCCTTTCAGGAAGATACATTACTGCTGGTCAGGGTAATGACCCCATAAGGAATCCTGATTCCTTACCCACAGGCAAAAACTTTTATTCCTTTGACCCGACGAGAATCCCATCAAAATCTACATATGAGATGGGTGTAAGGTTAGCAAAGGAGCTTATTGAAGGCTATAAACAGAGGCATGGCTTATATCCCGACAAAATCACATTTAATTTATGGGGTGTCGAGACCATAAGGCATGAGGGCGTGATGGAGTCCCAGATTATGTATCTCATGGGAATAAGGCCGAAATGGGATGAGCGGGGGAGGGTTACGGGTGTTGAGGCAATAACAAGGAATAAGATTGAGAGGCAGAGGATAGATGTTACAATCGTGCCCTCAGGGCTTTATAGGGATCTGTTTTCAAACCTTATGGCTCTACTTGATAAGGCTGTATCGCTGGCGAAAGAGCAGGAGGAAGAAGACAATATCCTGAGGTTAAATATCGTGAAGACAAGGAAGATGCTCATAGAGAAAGGCATTTCTGAAGATAAAGCAGAAAGGCTTGCAGCTGTAAGGCTCTTTACCGGTCCATCCGGTGCTTATGGGACAAATCTCGACAAAGTAATCCCCATGTCCAATACATGGGATAATGAAAAGCAGGTTGCGGATGTTTATTTCATGAGGATGAGTCATCTGTATGGACAGGGGTTTTGGGGCAACAAGGCTGAAGGCTTAAGGCTGAAGGCTGAAGAGGATATAAGTCTGATGCTCTTTAAGAACGCCCTTTCGGGGACAAAGGTGGCTATTCACAGCCGCTCGGGGAATGTTTATGCAACGCTGGATAATGATGACTTCTTTCAATACCTCGGAGGAACTGCAATGGCAATACGTGCAATAGACGGAAAGACACCTGAGGTTTATGTCACGAATATGTCCAATCCAAAACAGCCTAAACAGGAGACCATTGAAAAACTCATGGGAAGGGAAATGAGGTCAAGGTATCTGAATCCTGAATGGATAAAGGCTATGATGAGAGAAGGATATGCAGGTGCAAGATTTGTGGATAAAGTTGTGGAGCATCTATGGGGATGGCAGGTGACAGTGCCTGAGGCTGTTGATGCAGCAAAGTGGAATGAGATGTATGAGACATATGTTTTAGATAGAAATGGACTGAACATAAAGGAGATGTTCAAACAGTCAAAGAATATGTGGGCTTATCAATCCATTGTAGCGAGGATGCTTGAAAGCGTGAGAAAGGACTATTGGAAACCTGATAAAAAAATAGTTGAGACCCTTGCAAAGGAATATGCAGAGAGCGTAAAAGAGGTTGGCCTTGCATGTTGCGACCACACATGCAATAATCCGTTGCTTACAAAATTCACATCATCTGTTTTAATGTCAGTGCCGGGATTGAAGGCTCAGGTGAAAGGCTTTATTAAGGCGCTGGATGCAATTAAGAACCCGGAGCAGCAGAGCAGTAGCGCAGAGGTTCGGAAGCCTTCAGCCTTAAGCCTTCAGCCTAAATTAGCTCCTGATGGAAAAGGCAAAATTGTTGAAGGCTATGAGATGCAGGATGTCAATGCTGGAGGGGCATCATCTGCACCAATTCCTTATCTGTTCTTGATAGGCTTTTTGGTATTTTTAGGGCTTATAACGCTTGGATGGAGAAAGATAAGGATATAA
- a CDS encoding nucleotidyltransferase domain-containing protein, which produces MELDVINLKVQIKERLTYDRRIELVYLFGSLAKDIATPLSDADIAILLSKEISASDYLKVQLGLVSAFEPFFPKIEVQLVVLNGAPIVLSYEVIQHGKCLFARSENLRIEYETGTMREFFDTEYMRYVQDYYQQKRIMEGRFGRKFKKHKRAA; this is translated from the coding sequence ATGGAATTAGATGTAATAAATCTTAAAGTGCAGATAAAAGAAAGACTTACCTATGACAGAAGGATAGAACTCGTCTATCTTTTCGGTTCGCTTGCAAAGGATATAGCTACACCCCTAAGCGATGCAGATATAGCCATTCTACTTTCAAAAGAGATATCTGCCAGCGATTATCTTAAGGTTCAACTGGGGCTTGTGAGTGCATTTGAGCCATTTTTCCCTAAGATTGAAGTTCAGCTTGTTGTCCTTAACGGGGCTCCAATTGTGTTATCCTATGAGGTTATACAACATGGGAAATGTCTTTTTGCAAGAAGTGAAAATCTAAGAATCGAGTATGAGACAGGAACTATGAGAGAGTTCTTTGATACTGAGTATATGCGATATGTTCAGGATTACTACCAGCAAAAACGAATTATGGAGGGTCGTTTTGGTCGTAAGTTTAAAAAGCATAAGAGAGCGGCTTGA
- a CDS encoding DUF86 domain-containing protein, whose protein sequence is MVVSLKSIRERLEKVESELSLLKEFKELSEEEFLSDVKNVRTAERCFQIAIDCCHDIANHIIAEYNMTRPDRYQSVFEILGKEGVFSEDFTEKLKKMARFRNLLVHLYLKVLPEEVYHNIQNNLLDFETFSKGILKFIEENPLNDS, encoded by the coding sequence TTGGTCGTAAGTTTAAAAAGCATAAGAGAGCGGCTTGAAAAAGTAGAGTCAGAATTGAGTCTTCTTAAAGAATTTAAAGAATTATCAGAAGAAGAATTCCTCTCGGATGTAAAGAATGTAAGAACTGCTGAGAGGTGCTTCCAGATTGCAATAGATTGCTGTCATGATATTGCTAATCATATTATTGCAGAATACAATATGACACGGCCTGACAGATACCAGAGTGTCTTTGAGATTCTCGGGAAGGAAGGGGTTTTTTCTGAAGATTTTACAGAGAAATTAAAAAAGATGGCAAGATTTAGAAATCTTTTAGTTCATCTGTACTTGAAAGTATTGCCAGAGGAAGTCTATCATAATATCCAGAATAATCTCTTAGATTTCGAGACCTTTTCAAAGGGTATCTTAAAATTTATAGAGGAGAATCCACTAAATGATTCCTGA
- the trpB gene encoding tryptophan synthase subunit beta encodes MIPDRHGHFGIYGGRFVPETLMPALYELEKEYLKAKRDKKFKRILAEYQRNYIGRPTPLYYAERLTEHLGGAKIYLKREDLAHTGAHKINNALAQCLLAKRMGKRRIIAETGAGQHGVATATGAALMGLTCEIYMGTEDMQRQSLNVFRMRLLGAEVREVTLGTRTLKDAISEALRDWTTNVRDTHYVMGTVFGPHPYPMMVRDFQSVIGKETRAQILRAEGRLPDMLVACVGGGSNAMGLFYEFLSDDIRMIGVEAGGLGIETGKHAARFAGGFLGILQGTKSYVLQDEEGQILPTHSVSAGLDYASVGPEHSYLRDIGRTEYTYATDEESLSAFELLSRLEGITPALEAAHAIAEVVKLAPNLPKNKIIVINLSGRGDKDVQHVAKIRGIVLKD; translated from the coding sequence ATGATTCCTGATAGACACGGACATTTTGGCATATACGGTGGAAGATTTGTCCCTGAGACCCTGATGCCTGCGTTATACGAGCTCGAGAAGGAATACCTTAAGGCAAAGAGGGATAAAAAGTTTAAAAGAATACTTGCAGAATACCAGAGAAATTATATCGGAAGACCCACACCTCTATATTATGCAGAGAGGTTAACCGAACATCTGGGTGGTGCAAAGATATATCTTAAAAGGGAAGACCTTGCTCATACAGGTGCTCACAAAATAAATAATGCACTTGCACAGTGTCTTTTAGCAAAGCGCATGGGTAAAAGGCGTATAATAGCGGAGACAGGTGCGGGTCAGCATGGTGTTGCCACTGCTACTGGTGCCGCATTGATGGGACTTACCTGTGAGATATATATGGGAACGGAAGATATGCAGAGGCAGTCTTTGAATGTCTTTCGTATGAGGCTCCTCGGTGCTGAGGTTAGAGAGGTTACACTCGGGACAAGGACATTGAAAGATGCAATAAGCGAGGCACTCAGAGACTGGACAACAAATGTAAGAGATACACACTATGTTATGGGAACTGTGTTTGGTCCTCATCCTTATCCCATGATGGTCAGGGATTTTCAATCAGTAATCGGAAAAGAGACAAGGGCACAGATTCTACGCGCAGAGGGAAGGCTTCCGGATATGCTTGTTGCCTGTGTAGGTGGAGGAAGCAATGCGATGGGACTCTTCTATGAATTTCTATCCGATGACATCAGAATGATCGGTGTTGAGGCAGGAGGACTCGGGATAGAGACAGGCAAACATGCAGCAAGGTTTGCTGGTGGTTTTCTCGGCATCCTTCAGGGGACAAAGAGCTATGTCCTTCAGGACGAAGAGGGGCAGATACTTCCAACACACTCTGTCTCTGCAGGGCTCGATTACGCAAGCGTAGGACCCGAGCATAGTTATCTCCGTGACATCGGCAGAACCGAATACACATACGCTACAGATGAAGAGTCGCTGTCTGCATTTGAACTGCTGAGCAGGCTCGAAGGTATTACACCTGCACTTGAAGCTGCCCACGCAATTGCTGAGGTGGTAAAATTAGCACCCAATCTTCCGAAAAATAAGATTATAGTGATTAATCTCTCGGGCAGGGGCGATAAGGATGTTCAGCACGTGGCGAAGATAAGGGGGATAGTCCTTAAGGATTAA